The following proteins come from a genomic window of Corynebacterium hansenii:
- a CDS encoding alpha/beta fold hydrolase gives MTAAAPPEGGHGVRTRGDGPPVVLVMGRGHGGRVWELHQVPALVRAGYRVTVFDNRGSGVSAGHSIPFTLDDMVADLAGIIESEHGQPAFVVGTSLGARICQELALSRPDLVRGAVFAAGHARQTPAQLAMSRHSADADATLRAEHPEFAAAAEVSRNLSASTLLDDVGCRDWMDIVRHAPAPGYGARLQAMVDDGRDRREAYGRITARCLALAYADDAVIPPAQVREVADSIPRCGYVELPRTGHWGYLERPEAFNALLLGFLRLGGG, from the coding sequence ATGACGGCCGCGGCGCCGCCGGAGGGCGGCCACGGCGTGCGCACCCGCGGCGACGGCCCGCCCGTCGTCCTGGTCATGGGCCGCGGGCACGGCGGGCGCGTGTGGGAGCTGCACCAGGTGCCGGCGCTGGTGCGGGCGGGATACCGCGTCACCGTGTTCGACAACCGCGGCTCCGGGGTCTCCGCCGGCCACTCCATCCCCTTCACCCTCGACGACATGGTCGCGGATCTCGCCGGCATCATCGAGTCCGAGCACGGGCAGCCGGCCTTCGTGGTGGGCACGTCGTTGGGCGCCCGGATCTGCCAGGAACTCGCCCTGTCGCGCCCGGATCTGGTGCGCGGGGCGGTGTTCGCCGCCGGCCACGCCCGCCAGACGCCGGCCCAACTGGCCATGTCCCGGCATTCCGCGGACGCGGATGCCACGCTGCGGGCGGAACACCCCGAGTTCGCGGCCGCGGCGGAGGTGTCCCGCAACCTGTCGGCGTCGACGCTTCTCGACGACGTCGGGTGCCGCGATTGGATGGACATCGTCCGCCACGCCCCCGCGCCCGGCTACGGCGCCCGCCTGCAGGCGATGGTCGATGACGGCCGGGACCGCAGGGAGGCCTACGGGCGGATCACGGCGCGTTGCCTGGCCCTCGCCTACGCCGATGACGCCGTGATTCCACCCGCCCAGGTCCGCGAAGTCGCCGACTCCATCCCGCGGTGCGGGTACGTCGAGCTTCCGCGGACCGGGCACTGGGGGTACTTGGAGCGGCCCGAGGCGTTCAATGCCCTGCTGCTCGGTTTCCTCCGCCTCGGCGGCGGGTGA
- a CDS encoding GNAT family N-acetyltransferase → MNDPAAILPRLREVPADAVLAERPPLPDMPPPFGLRPVDPDSGDPELIAGWMALPHLVAAWEQDWGPDRWRADARARLDGTYSMPAIIRYEDRDVGYLEVYRPMRDEIGVLYGASPHDLGYHIAIGRPELTGRGIFGRFMAELGPAMLRSDPECEKLAVEPDYRNTVVHKILRGAGWRDEGEFDARPDRRIRLFTYERGTGR, encoded by the coding sequence GTGAACGATCCCGCCGCAATCCTGCCCCGGCTCCGCGAAGTCCCCGCCGACGCCGTGCTCGCCGAACGCCCCCCGCTGCCCGACATGCCGCCCCCCTTCGGGCTCCGGCCAGTCGACCCCGACTCCGGGGACCCCGAACTGATCGCCGGGTGGATGGCCCTGCCCCACCTCGTCGCCGCCTGGGAGCAGGACTGGGGCCCCGACCGGTGGCGCGCGGACGCACGCGCGCGGCTCGACGGCACCTATTCGATGCCGGCGATCATCCGGTACGAGGACCGCGACGTCGGGTACCTCGAGGTCTACCGCCCCATGCGGGACGAAATCGGCGTCCTGTACGGGGCATCCCCCCATGACCTCGGCTACCACATCGCGATCGGGCGCCCGGAGCTGACCGGGCGGGGCATCTTCGGCCGGTTCATGGCCGAACTCGGCCCGGCGATGCTGCGCAGCGACCCGGAGTGCGAAAAGCTCGCGGTGGAACCCGACTACCGGAACACCGTGGTCCACAAGATCCTGCGCGGCGCCGGGTGGCGCGACGAAGGGGAATTCGACGCCCGGCCCGACCGCAGGATCAGGCTGTTCACCTACGAACGGGGCACTGGCCGATGA
- a CDS encoding isochorismate synthase, with the protein MISFLLRTQGRGVAAEGIAEVPSGTDEAIRLLRRRRGPVIVGALPFHHGDAPALFAPETFRAAPPPRPGVPPRVTGWREIPDRNEHTRRVREAVDLIRDGYAEKLVLSRALVLDLESRPDPAALADAFAAGGGNAYLALLTPSGPESDAAHLVGSSPELLIRKRGSIISSHPLAGTAPRCADPVKDHARATELMLSQKDRAEHAVVTDAIKRALSPLCLELHVPDRPSLMKTEHTWHLGTPISGILRDPSCTSLELAELLHPTPAVGGHPAAEALRYLRKHEPDRGFYAGAVGWSRANGDGEWRVAIRGALLRGRRVTAHAGGGIVADSVPADETAETTAKFGPVTDVFRLGPEWAAASATGEPATSGAAQ; encoded by the coding sequence ATGATCTCGTTTCTCCTCCGAACCCAGGGCCGCGGCGTGGCCGCCGAAGGCATCGCCGAAGTGCCGTCCGGCACCGATGAAGCGATCCGGCTCCTCCGCCGGCGCCGGGGTCCGGTGATCGTCGGCGCGCTACCGTTCCATCACGGCGACGCACCAGCACTCTTCGCGCCCGAGACATTCCGGGCCGCCCCACCGCCCCGACCGGGGGTCCCGCCCCGGGTGACGGGATGGCGGGAAATCCCCGACAGGAACGAACACACGCGGCGCGTGCGCGAGGCCGTGGACCTGATCAGGGACGGATACGCGGAAAAGCTCGTGCTGTCGCGCGCCCTCGTGCTCGACCTCGAATCCCGCCCCGATCCCGCCGCATTGGCGGACGCGTTCGCCGCGGGCGGCGGCAACGCGTACCTCGCCCTGCTCACGCCCTCCGGGCCCGAATCCGATGCGGCCCATTTGGTCGGTTCCAGCCCGGAACTGCTCATCCGCAAGCGCGGGTCCATCATCTCGTCGCATCCCCTCGCCGGAACGGCGCCCCGGTGCGCGGACCCCGTCAAGGACCATGCCCGCGCCACGGAGCTGATGCTCTCGCAGAAGGACCGCGCCGAGCACGCCGTCGTTACCGACGCGATCAAGCGCGCGCTGTCGCCGCTGTGCCTGGAACTCCATGTGCCGGACCGCCCTTCGCTGATGAAGACCGAGCACACCTGGCACCTCGGCACCCCGATCTCCGGCATCCTCAGGGACCCCTCGTGCACCTCCCTCGAGCTCGCGGAACTGCTGCACCCGACGCCCGCCGTCGGAGGGCACCCCGCCGCCGAGGCGCTCCGCTACCTGCGAAAGCACGAGCCGGACCGGGGCTTCTACGCCGGGGCGGTCGGATGGTCCCGGGCCAACGGGGACGGCGAATGGAGGGTCGCCATCCGCGGTGCCCTGCTCCGCGGCCGGCGGGTGACCGCGCATGCCGGCGGCGGCATAGTCGCCGATTCCGTCCCCGCCGACGAAACCGCCGAAACGACCGCCAAGTTCGGCCCGGTCACCGACGTGTTCCGGCTCGGCCCGGAATGGGCGGCCGCCTCCGCAACCGGCGAACCCGCGACCTCGGGTGCCGCGCAGTGA
- a CDS encoding ATP-binding cassette domain-containing protein codes for MTGNPILELEGVAIAAGDDVICRDIDLTVNEGERHILIGPNGSGKSSLLCGLMGVRPFRIVAGTATLLGRDLADMSIDERARAGIGMAFQRPPSLTGVTARRLVQTLDEHGVGADAEDHPFIADLGVDHLLDREVNRGFSGGEVKRWEVAKLGVQGPSLCLFDEPESGVDLEQVGIVAEVIDDLLSKPDAGGRDRAAIIITHTGFILDGVEATTAHLMIDGRIVESGDAHEMFERIRRDGYAPARA; via the coding sequence ATGACCGGCAATCCCATTCTCGAACTCGAAGGCGTCGCCATCGCCGCGGGCGACGACGTCATTTGCCGCGACATCGACCTGACGGTCAACGAAGGGGAGAGGCACATCCTGATCGGCCCCAACGGCTCCGGGAAGTCGTCGCTCCTCTGCGGCCTCATGGGGGTGCGGCCGTTCCGCATCGTCGCCGGCACCGCGACGCTGCTGGGCCGCGACCTCGCCGACATGTCCATCGACGAACGGGCCCGCGCGGGAATCGGCATGGCCTTCCAGCGCCCGCCGAGCCTGACCGGCGTCACCGCCCGCCGGCTCGTCCAGACGCTCGACGAGCACGGCGTCGGGGCAGATGCCGAGGACCATCCCTTCATCGCGGACCTGGGCGTGGACCACCTGCTGGACCGCGAAGTCAACCGCGGGTTCTCCGGCGGCGAAGTCAAGCGGTGGGAGGTCGCCAAGCTCGGGGTCCAGGGCCCGTCGCTGTGCCTCTTCGACGAACCGGAATCCGGGGTCGACCTGGAGCAGGTCGGCATCGTCGCCGAGGTCATCGATGACCTCCTGTCGAAGCCCGACGCCGGGGGCCGGGACCGTGCGGCGATCATCATCACGCACACGGGCTTCATCCTCGACGGCGTCGAGGCGACTACCGCGCACCTGATGATCGACGGGCGCATCGTCGAGTCGGGCGACGCACACGAAATGTTCGAACGAATTCGCCGCGACGGCTACGCGCCGGCGCGCGCCTGA
- a CDS encoding SufD family Fe-S cluster assembly protein, whose translation MSTDLSANRVPLGAATATPELLSPVGWAPEETRSSTSIIVDHAHGTLDVNDDGVVVMPLSRALVEYPWVQDLMFSLVSPDEDEVLRRAFESTREPLGTFTWVRPGATVDLPSQSFCVMTVPQERQFIHDVTVIGEGAVVDMVSGAAVAPALTRGHHVSLSETFIGDGAQVRSVDVDRWGSDMDVTSYARTKIGENASASSVSVAVWPLRRCRSDSRTEVGAGSSCVNHSIILATGGSERVLDTAITLAGPEARAEQVSRMVSDGGTIRNHNVLQATSGDTRGFLECDGLMLRAGGRVESIPALDAGVARAQLSHEASVGMIDDEKMDYLMSTGLTESESRDLIVQGFLNLDDERIPSSIRKTVQGLVEAARGAENM comes from the coding sequence ATGAGCACCGATCTCAGCGCCAACAGGGTGCCGCTCGGCGCCGCCACGGCCACCCCCGAACTGCTCTCGCCGGTCGGCTGGGCGCCGGAGGAGACCCGTTCCAGCACGAGCATCATCGTGGACCACGCCCACGGGACGCTCGACGTCAACGACGACGGCGTCGTCGTCATGCCCCTGTCCCGCGCCCTCGTGGAATACCCGTGGGTGCAGGACCTGATGTTCAGCCTGGTCTCCCCCGACGAGGACGAGGTGCTGCGGCGCGCGTTCGAGTCGACCCGGGAGCCGCTGGGCACGTTCACCTGGGTGCGCCCCGGCGCCACGGTGGACCTGCCGTCGCAGTCGTTCTGCGTGATGACGGTCCCGCAGGAGCGCCAGTTCATCCACGACGTCACCGTCATCGGGGAGGGGGCCGTCGTGGACATGGTGTCCGGCGCGGCCGTCGCCCCGGCGCTGACCCGCGGCCACCACGTGTCGCTGTCCGAGACGTTCATCGGCGACGGCGCGCAGGTCCGTTCCGTCGACGTCGACCGCTGGGGCTCGGACATGGACGTGACGTCCTATGCCCGCACCAAGATCGGCGAGAATGCGTCGGCCAGCAGCGTGTCCGTCGCGGTGTGGCCGCTGCGCCGCTGCCGCTCGGACTCCCGCACCGAGGTGGGCGCCGGTTCATCGTGCGTGAACCATTCGATCATCCTGGCCACGGGCGGGTCGGAGCGCGTCCTCGACACGGCCATCACCCTCGCCGGCCCGGAGGCCCGAGCCGAGCAGGTGTCCCGCATGGTTTCCGACGGCGGCACGATCCGCAACCACAACGTCCTCCAGGCGACCAGCGGCGACACCCGCGGGTTCCTCGAGTGCGACGGCCTGATGCTGCGGGCCGGCGGCCGGGTCGAGTCCATTCCGGCGCTCGACGCCGGGGTGGCGCGGGCGCAGTTGTCCCACGAGGCGTCGGTCGGCATGATCGACGACGAGAAGATGGATTACCTCATGTCCACCGGCCTGACGGAGTCCGAGTCCCGCGACCTCATCGTCCAGGGGTTCCTGAACCTGGACGATGAACGGATCCCGTCGTCGATCCGGAAGACCGTCCAGGGGCTGGTCGAAGCCGCCCGCGGCGCCGAGAACATGTAG
- a CDS encoding DUF664 domain-containing protein, which yields MNTQNPARPLESHILTAFDAMAAIVGGMDDEQANARPDIPGVNSPLVLLRHVGGSARYWLDHVCLGNEDVRDRSDEFSASGPVAEEMERHAAQREVIVAALEKLRDADPQDPPAAPPTDKERWWLPTIGGVMVHVYNECAQHLGHLEITRDALAAGLPRAGQKRSVLDLIIDELDRQGHPADAIEPDEYYGGHVITTTDGKQLGTVDIEAACIRVSDGVAGPERSQRRRWVVREQLIALLED from the coding sequence ATGAACACGCAGAACCCCGCCCGCCCCCTGGAATCCCACATTCTCACGGCATTCGACGCGATGGCCGCGATCGTCGGCGGCATGGACGACGAGCAGGCGAACGCCCGCCCGGACATCCCCGGCGTGAACTCGCCGCTGGTGCTGCTGCGCCACGTCGGCGGGTCGGCCAGATACTGGCTCGACCACGTGTGCCTGGGCAACGAGGACGTCCGCGACCGCAGCGACGAGTTCTCGGCCTCCGGCCCCGTCGCCGAGGAGATGGAGCGCCACGCCGCGCAGCGCGAGGTCATCGTCGCCGCGCTGGAGAAGCTCCGCGACGCCGACCCGCAGGACCCGCCCGCCGCTCCCCCGACCGACAAGGAGCGCTGGTGGCTGCCGACGATCGGCGGCGTGATGGTGCACGTCTACAACGAGTGCGCCCAGCACCTCGGCCACCTGGAGATCACCCGCGACGCGCTCGCGGCCGGCCTGCCCCGCGCCGGCCAGAAGCGCTCGGTGCTGGACCTGATCATCGACGAGCTCGACCGCCAGGGCCACCCCGCCGACGCCATCGAACCCGACGAGTACTACGGCGGGCACGTCATCACCACCACCGACGGCAAGCAGCTGGGCACCGTCGACATCGAGGCCGCGTGCATCCGCGTCTCCGACGGCGTCGCCGGCCCGGAACGTTCGCAGCGCCGCCGGTGGGTGGTCCGCGAGCAGCTCATCGCGCTGCTCGAGGACTAG
- a CDS encoding DUF294 nucleotidyltransferase-like domain-containing protein, translating to MSVELDEIREFLRQTPPFSELPEDELNALPRRLTMRYARRGQEIIAAGRSSDALYVVRSGLVDVFDASGTLLDRRDDGAAMGYSTMLSHEPSLYTMTAVEDTLLLVFPEEVFDDLMGRYPQVSRHFGGENARIRAVASDLRSSASSDALRTRVADLMAGPPVHIGSGATIGDGAKLMTERNVSSLLIIDDGDLTGILTDRDLRRRVLAAGHGPDIAIADAMTPNPVTVDPSMLAFEAMLLMAERGYHHLPVSDDSGVVGMIVIGDLLRTLHTDPVYATATLARKKTVAEIAEVAANSRRVVSRFVDRGVSADEISRLLTVTADAVTRRLLDMAEDEFGAPPVPYSFVVLGSQGRREMGMASDQDNALIIDDSYDEATHGEYFRNISEFVCGALAECGYPLCPGDMMASNPDWRMSLSRWKTVFHQWITRPDPDALLHAQTFFDIRGIHGEDELVEELRATYVPIAEGSKRLHAHLAKLAAHREPPLGFFRGLVLEKGGSHENTLDIKKGGLATVVQMARLFAVASGLPQIGTRERLNAAVGAGAVSRQGADDLRDAFDFLATVQLGHQRAAVNAGGEPDNHVNPKELSRLEREHLRDAFGVIRRLQQSLATKYPISQMS from the coding sequence ATGTCCGTCGAGCTCGACGAAATCCGCGAATTCCTGCGCCAGACCCCGCCGTTTTCGGAGCTGCCGGAGGACGAGCTCAACGCGCTTCCCCGTCGGCTGACCATGCGCTACGCGCGGCGCGGGCAGGAGATCATCGCGGCCGGGCGCAGCAGCGACGCGCTGTACGTGGTCCGCTCCGGCCTCGTCGACGTCTTCGACGCCTCCGGCACGCTGCTCGACCGCCGCGACGACGGCGCCGCGATGGGCTACTCCACGATGCTGTCCCACGAGCCGTCGCTGTACACCATGACGGCGGTGGAGGACACCCTGCTGCTGGTGTTCCCGGAGGAGGTCTTCGACGACCTGATGGGCCGCTACCCCCAGGTCAGCCGCCACTTCGGCGGAGAGAACGCCCGCATCCGCGCGGTGGCCTCCGACCTGCGCAGCTCCGCGTCCTCCGATGCGCTGCGCACCCGCGTCGCCGACCTCATGGCCGGCCCGCCCGTGCACATCGGCTCCGGCGCCACCATCGGCGACGGGGCGAAGCTGATGACCGAGCGCAACGTCTCCTCGCTGCTCATCATCGACGACGGCGACCTGACCGGCATCCTCACCGACCGCGATCTGCGGCGGCGGGTGCTCGCCGCCGGCCACGGCCCGGACATCGCCATCGCCGACGCGATGACGCCCAACCCCGTCACCGTGGACCCCTCCATGCTGGCGTTCGAGGCCATGCTGCTCATGGCGGAGCGCGGCTACCACCACCTGCCGGTGTCCGACGACTCCGGCGTGGTGGGCATGATCGTCATCGGCGACCTGTTGCGCACGCTGCACACCGACCCGGTGTACGCCACGGCGACCCTGGCTCGGAAGAAGACGGTCGCCGAGATCGCCGAGGTCGCCGCGAACTCCCGGCGGGTGGTCAGCCGCTTCGTCGACCGCGGCGTCTCCGCCGACGAGATCTCCCGCCTGCTCACCGTCACCGCCGACGCCGTCACCCGGCGCCTGCTGGACATGGCGGAGGACGAATTCGGCGCCCCGCCGGTGCCGTACTCCTTCGTCGTGCTCGGTTCGCAGGGGCGCCGCGAGATGGGCATGGCGTCCGACCAGGACAACGCCCTGATCATCGACGACTCCTACGACGAAGCCACCCACGGCGAGTACTTCCGGAACATCTCCGAGTTCGTCTGCGGCGCACTGGCGGAGTGCGGCTACCCGCTGTGCCCCGGCGACATGATGGCCTCCAACCCGGACTGGCGCATGAGCCTGTCGCGGTGGAAGACGGTGTTCCACCAGTGGATCACCCGGCCCGACCCGGATGCGCTGCTGCACGCGCAGACCTTCTTCGACATCCGCGGCATCCACGGCGAAGACGAGCTGGTCGAGGAGCTGCGCGCGACCTACGTGCCCATCGCGGAAGGCTCCAAGCGCCTGCATGCCCACCTGGCCAAGCTCGCCGCCCACAGGGAACCGCCGCTGGGCTTCTTCCGGGGCCTGGTGCTGGAAAAGGGCGGCAGCCACGAGAACACCCTGGACATCAAGAAGGGCGGCCTGGCCACCGTCGTGCAGATGGCCCGGCTGTTCGCCGTCGCCTCCGGGCTGCCGCAAATCGGCACCCGCGAACGCCTCAACGCCGCCGTCGGCGCCGGCGCGGTCAGCCGGCAGGGAGCCGACGACCTGCGCGACGCCTTCGACTTCCTGGCCACCGTCCAGCTCGGCCACCAGCGCGCGGCCGTCAACGCGGGCGGCGAGCCGGACAACCACGTCAACCCGAAGGAGCTCTCCCGCCTCGAGCGCGAGCACCTGCGCGACGCCTTCGGCGTGATCCGCCGTCTCCAGCAGTCGCTGGCGACGAAGTACCCCATCAGTCAGATGTCGTGA
- a CDS encoding exonuclease domain-containing protein produces the protein MGIFDSMLGGGRRKATGALAEFYAAPTRDDRWLAVDVETTGLDPNKDRLLSIGWVPVDGDEIILGGAGHVILRGAEGEASVGASATLHGLTDDDVAAGVEPREAMEMVLRALAGRKLLAHFAKLETGFLDRACRKHFGAGLKVDVADTMQREYLKYQAADREPRRDELRLWTCRERYGLPPYKAHHALTDALAGAELWLAQNAAGLPR, from the coding sequence ATGGGAATCTTCGATTCGATGCTCGGCGGTGGCCGTCGCAAGGCGACGGGCGCATTGGCCGAGTTCTACGCCGCACCCACCCGCGACGACCGCTGGCTGGCGGTCGACGTGGAGACCACGGGGTTGGACCCGAACAAGGACCGCCTGCTGTCCATCGGCTGGGTGCCGGTCGACGGCGACGAGATCATCCTCGGCGGCGCCGGCCACGTCATCCTGCGCGGCGCGGAGGGGGAGGCGTCCGTCGGCGCGTCGGCCACGCTGCACGGGCTCACCGACGACGACGTCGCCGCGGGCGTTGAGCCGCGGGAAGCCATGGAAATGGTGCTCCGCGCGCTGGCGGGGCGGAAGCTGCTGGCGCACTTCGCCAAGCTGGAGACGGGGTTCCTGGACAGGGCCTGCCGCAAGCATTTCGGCGCGGGCCTCAAGGTCGACGTCGCCGACACCATGCAGCGCGAATACCTGAAATACCAGGCCGCGGACCGCGAACCCCGGCGCGACGAGCTGCGCCTGTGGACGTGCCGCGAACGCTACGGGCTGCCGCCGTACAAGGCCCACCACGCGCTCACCGACGCCCTGGCGGGGGCGGAGCTGTGGCTGGCGCAGAACGCCGCGGGCCTGCCGAGGTAG
- a CDS encoding fumarylacetoacetate hydrolase family protein, whose translation MRIARIAHPEGMCFALVEGEDDGVQLHEIEGHPFGEVTKTGRSWPLADVRLLAPMLPSKVVAIGRNYADHVKEVFKTSGESLPPTMFLKPPTAVIGPEAPIRIPDFATKVEFEGELAIVIGKPCKNVKAADAESVIFGYTIVNDVSSRDLQFADGQWARAKGIDTFCPLGPWIQTELDYEDLPIKAHLTQNGTTETKQDSNSNQMIMSIPEIIEFLTASITLLPGDVICTGSPAGTAAMFPGDRIEIEIPGIGRLANPVERA comes from the coding sequence ATGCGTATTGCTCGAATCGCCCACCCCGAGGGCATGTGCTTCGCGCTCGTCGAGGGCGAAGATGACGGTGTCCAGCTGCACGAAATCGAAGGCCACCCGTTCGGCGAGGTGACCAAGACCGGCCGCTCGTGGCCGCTCGCCGACGTGCGCCTGCTCGCGCCGATGCTGCCGTCGAAGGTGGTCGCCATCGGCCGCAACTACGCGGACCACGTCAAGGAGGTCTTCAAGACCTCCGGCGAGTCGCTGCCGCCGACGATGTTCCTCAAGCCGCCGACGGCCGTCATCGGCCCCGAGGCCCCCATCCGCATCCCGGACTTCGCCACGAAGGTGGAGTTCGAGGGCGAGCTGGCCATCGTGATCGGCAAGCCGTGCAAGAACGTCAAGGCCGCCGACGCCGAGTCGGTCATCTTCGGCTACACCATCGTCAACGACGTTTCGTCGCGCGACCTGCAGTTCGCCGACGGCCAGTGGGCGCGCGCGAAGGGCATCGACACCTTCTGCCCGCTGGGCCCGTGGATCCAGACCGAGCTGGACTACGAGGACCTGCCGATCAAGGCGCACCTGACGCAGAACGGCACCACCGAGACCAAGCAGGACTCGAACTCCAACCAGATGATCATGTCGATCCCGGAGATCATCGAGTTCCTCACCGCGTCGATCACCCTGCTGCCGGGCGACGTCATCTGCACCGGCTCCCCGGCCGGCACCGCCGCGATGTTCCCGGGCGACCGCATCGAGATCGAGATCCCGGGCATCGGCCGCCTGGCCAACCCGGTCGAGCGCGCGTAA
- a CDS encoding isochorismate synthase, with protein MTSEGDECVRGRRGPFNGRPATAPDFLLSRSHGSVRTQGALATYTDPWLAAERLRRGEHQMVVGAIPFNPEHPAALTVPRDIIRSEQPLEPPAHYRWNAPQMKARILGHDPAPEEHLERIDAAIRTIKVSGLEKIVLARAIDLAIDPAIDPLQLSARLIDQSPNRDGFVVDLGPAGGRFTGRMLVGSSPEMLVRRRGRIVEAFPLAGSAPRSRDRAADEAAAAKLTASRKNNEEHEFVVDDIADNLDPLCSHLDVPLEPQLLSTSEMWHLGTFIRGELKDPVISALDLALLVHPTPAICGTPTESAMSVIEAVESDRGFYAGCVGWCDSDGDGEFVVSIRCAEIDSAGTDARLWAGGGIVADSNPEEELAETTAKLRTVLRAFGL; from the coding sequence ATGACCTCGGAAGGCGACGAATGCGTCCGCGGCCGACGAGGCCCCTTCAACGGCCGCCCCGCCACGGCCCCCGATTTCCTGCTCTCCCGCAGCCACGGCTCCGTGCGCACCCAGGGGGCGCTGGCCACCTACACCGACCCGTGGCTGGCCGCCGAGCGGCTGCGCCGCGGCGAGCACCAGATGGTCGTCGGCGCCATCCCGTTCAATCCGGAACATCCCGCCGCGCTGACCGTCCCGCGCGACATCATCCGCTCCGAACAGCCGCTGGAGCCGCCCGCCCACTACCGGTGGAACGCGCCGCAGATGAAGGCGCGGATCCTGGGCCACGACCCCGCGCCCGAGGAGCACCTCGAGCGCATCGACGCCGCCATCCGCACCATCAAGGTCTCCGGGCTGGAGAAGATCGTCCTCGCCCGCGCCATCGACCTGGCCATCGACCCGGCCATCGACCCGCTGCAGCTGTCCGCCCGGCTCATCGACCAATCGCCCAACCGCGACGGCTTCGTCGTCGACCTGGGCCCCGCCGGCGGGCGCTTCACCGGACGGATGCTGGTGGGCTCCTCCCCCGAGATGCTGGTCCGCCGCCGCGGGCGCATCGTCGAGGCCTTCCCCCTGGCCGGCTCCGCGCCCCGTTCCCGCGATCGCGCCGCCGACGAGGCCGCCGCCGCGAAACTCACGGCCTCGCGCAAGAACAACGAGGAGCACGAGTTCGTCGTCGACGACATCGCCGACAACCTCGACCCGCTGTGCTCGCACCTCGACGTCCCCCTCGAACCGCAGCTGCTGAGCACCTCCGAGATGTGGCACCTGGGCACCTTCATCCGCGGCGAGCTTAAGGACCCCGTCATCTCCGCGCTCGACCTGGCGCTGCTGGTCCACCCCACCCCGGCCATCTGCGGCACCCCCACCGAATCGGCCATGAGCGTCATCGAGGCCGTCGAATCCGACCGCGGCTTCTACGCCGGCTGCGTCGGCTGGTGCGACTCCGACGGCGACGGCGAATTCGTCGTGTCCATCCGCTGCGCCGAAATCGACTCCGCCGGCACCGACGCCCGCCTGTGGGCCGGCGGCGGCATCGTCGCCGATTCCAACCCCGAGGAAGAACTCGCCGAGACCACGGCGAAGCTGCGCACCGTCCTGCGCGCCTTCGGGCTCTGA
- a CDS encoding SDR family oxidoreductase: MNQAKAVTDGGDDGVPRFALVTGGGAGIGAEVARALAADGWTVRICGRTPEPLAGVCAADPERLSWARCDVTDEGDVEELFEGIDADFGRLDLAVVNAGVPGPTAPLGDVGADGFRDTVAVNLTGAFLTARAAFRAMAAQEPAGGRIIFNGSIAAQTPRPHSAPYAASKAGLAGLAAVTSLDGRPHGITATRIDIGNAATGLLAGFGASTGALQADGSRIAEPTFPAAEAARAFVYAASLPPTAVVDQLTVTAAGMPFAGRG, encoded by the coding sequence ATGAACCAGGCCAAGGCAGTCACGGATGGCGGCGACGACGGGGTTCCCCGCTTCGCCCTGGTGACCGGTGGCGGGGCCGGCATCGGCGCCGAAGTGGCCCGCGCGCTCGCCGCCGACGGGTGGACGGTGCGCATCTGCGGCCGCACGCCGGAACCTCTCGCCGGGGTGTGCGCGGCCGACCCGGAACGCCTCAGCTGGGCGCGCTGCGACGTCACCGACGAGGGCGACGTCGAGGAGCTGTTCGAGGGCATCGACGCCGACTTCGGCAGGCTGGACCTCGCCGTGGTCAACGCCGGGGTGCCCGGCCCGACGGCCCCGCTGGGCGACGTCGGCGCCGACGGTTTCCGCGACACCGTCGCCGTCAACCTGACGGGCGCGTTCCTCACGGCGCGCGCGGCGTTCCGCGCCATGGCGGCGCAGGAGCCGGCCGGCGGGCGGATCATCTTCAACGGCTCCATCGCCGCGCAGACCCCGCGCCCCCACTCGGCCCCCTACGCCGCATCGAAGGCGGGCCTGGCCGGGCTGGCCGCCGTGACCTCCCTCGACGGCAGGCCCCACGGGATCACCGCCACGCGCATCGACATCGGCAACGCCGCCACGGGGCTGCTCGCCGGATTCGGCGCGTCGACGGGGGCGCTGCAGGCCGACGGCTCCCGCATCGCCGAACCGACGTTCCCCGCCGCGGAAGCCGCCCGCGCGTTCGTCTACGCCGCATCGCTGCCCCCGACCGCGGTCGTCGACCAGCTGACGGTCACCGCCGCGGGAATGCCGTTCGCCGGAAGGGGATGA